Sequence from the Bacillus sp. es.036 genome:
GAAAAATAAATAATATTATAGGAGTGAGACCATGACAAAAGTACTTAGTGAAAATCCAAAAATTACTTTAGACGATATAAAAAAATTTGAAAATGAAAATAATCTTAAGCTACCTAAGGAGTATATAGAATTTTTACTAGAACATAATGGAGGATTTCCTCAAGAATCCGGCTTCAAAATTTCAGAAGTTGAGGGAGAAAGCTTAGTAAATAAATTTTATGGAATTGGTAACATGAAAAGTAATTTAGGTAAAGTTCTTGAGGTTTTAGAAGGTGAAATACCTGCAGGATTCATTTCAATTGCTAATGATCCAGCAGGAAATGAAATTTTAATTGGAATTAGTGGAGATTACCTAGAAAAAGTATATTTTTGGATGCATGATGTAGAGCCCGAAGAAGAGATGGACAATATGTTTATCCTTGCAGATAGTTTTTCTGAGTTCCTTGATAACTTATATGATTCTGATTAACGCATCGCAAATAGGTTAATTAATAACCTCCCATTTTTTAATACTGATGGAACTCATACTTAGGGACAGGTTTCTCCTCCCAGTGAAAAATGAAAAAGCATCTTCAGAACGAATCACATGATTTAATATTTTGAAATAAAGTGAAAAGGAGCATTAATTATTCCAGTAATTAATGCTCCTTTCTTTATGAGATGGATTCAGCAGAACCGTCCTGACGATTCAAAATAAGAGGGACAGGTTTCTTGTTCCACCCATAAGTCAAAAAGCGACGACGTTTGTAAGTGTTACTAACTTGCCAGCTACTTTACTACTGTTTGTAAGAAAAATTACTACGATTAGCTTTATGCCTTTTGGTTTATTAGATTATTGTTGGGACGATGTACCTGTCCCTGTGTCCCGTCAAATTTCCATCTGATTACAGAAAATGTATAATAAATAATAATGGTGGCTTTCCAGAACCAAATATTTTTGATTGTGATGATGGAAGAATCGAAGTTGTATTTAATAATTTGATTAGTTTTACGAATAAAGATTTAAATATAAAAATGTATGAAGAATTTTCTTCGAAAAAACTGTTTCCATTTGCTAGAGGTCCATTTGGAAATTTAATATGTTTTGATTATCGTGACAACCAACTATTTCCTGAAGTTGTTTTCTATGATTACGATGAATTAGATGGATCAGTAACTAATACGATTTGTAAGTCGTTTACAGATTTGTTAGAGAGATTATATTCTTTAAACGAAATATAAAATAGGAGGTGAAAAAGTGAATATTAAATATGAGTATTCTTTTAATAATTTGAGTGTTACAGACATCGAACTATTTGAAAGTGAATACGATATCAATTTACCTTCTGCCTATAAATCATTTCTATTGTTTAATAATGGTGGTAAACCAAAAAATAGAAGGTTTAAAACCTCTGATGGAAAAATTACATCCTCTGTTATGTTGTTTCTTCCAATCTCTAAAGAAGAGGATTTGAATTTAGGGCTATTCTTTGAGAAATATAATCATAGCGAAATTCTCCCTTCTAATCTTATACCAATTGGAATTGACCCTGCTGATAGTTTAATTTGTCTTGACATTTATGGAGAAGATAAAATTTTCTTTTGCGATATGGATTACTTTGAAGAAGATAATGAGTTAAAGGATGAGTATATCCTATTAGTTTCGAACCATTTCTCTGATTTTATTAATTCTTTACAAGAAACTTGAACTTAAGTGAAAGAAAGACAAGGATACAGGTTCATTGTCCCTGGGAACCACGAATTAAACTCCTCAGTTTTAAGGATAAATAAGCAACTATTCGCCGGCTGTATGCCGGCTTTATTTTTTTCTCGCATCCCAAACTACTAGATCAAAAACCAGAGGATTATATCCGAGCTTATCATGAACAAATTCAGGATCTCCTAACCTTATTTGAATCCTATGTGTCTGATACAAATGCCTACATCACGCCATTAGCGCGACAAGCGATGATGCAAGTGGATCGAAATGATATTTGGGTCAATCTGCAACAAATCGAACGTGGGATATCTGGGAATGTCGGTAAAGCTTCACGCGTCGCAAGCCGGGTACCTTACAACACTTTCTCGTTCTTTGATGACCCAACAGAAAGTGAAATCGAAAAAAGCCGAAGTAATGAAGCCAACTTGAATCAAATTCGTCGTGAAATCAATCGGTCTGAAAGCGTCCTTCAACAAAAAATGGACGACCTCTGGGGCATTTACAATACTAAAGTGAAGCCATTTGAGAATACGGATGACGACTATTATGGGAAAGCTCAAAAACTAAAAATGTCGTACACGGGTCTTTTTGAAGGCGTTTGGGACGGTGTCGAAGACCTTCCCTCTGACATTTATGGCTTTGGAAAAGGACTCGTTCTTGGTTTATATGAAATCGGAAAAGGCATCGTCACGGTAGCCGGTGACGCTGGGATCGTGTACACCTCCCATCAACTTCCTGATTCCGTGGAACCCGATTTTTTTAAGGAAGCAGCGGATAAACGAGTCGAGGGCTATAAATCCGCCGCCATGCAGGCGATCAAGGATCCGATGGGCGTCGCTGAAGCGATCACACAATCCTTCTCCGATACCTATGAAGACGAAGGAGTCGCTTATGTCGCAGGAAATGTCTCCACAGCCTTTATCCCGTATGTCGGCATGGCAGGAAAATCAGCCAGCCTCGCCAAAGTCGCAGGAAAGATCCCGAACTCAAACTTAAGCAAGGTAGCTGGAAGCAGCAAAGTAGACGTTGCAGCCATCGTGAAAAAGCACAACGCCTTTGAAGGCATCAAACGTGGCATGGGTGAATTTGTTCAAGACGTTAGAGGCGGCATGCAGATTGCGGGGAATCCGAATAGGGTGGCTGTTGGGGCGAATGGTGTTGCGGGGAATGCGGTTGGGAAAGTCGGTGATGTAGCGGAAAGTGGCGTTGCATCGGTTTCTAGGAGTAGTGGTCCGAATCGTGCGGTGGATGATTCGATTGTTAGGATTAAGACTGAGGTTGAGCGGGTAGATGGTGGTGCGAATGATAATAAGAGTACGGGTAATAGTATTACAGTCAACGAAGTTAAAGAAATTGATTTTGGAAAGCACATAATAAAAGGTGAAAATGGTAAGAAACAATTACTTCCAAATACTAGGTATGAAACCAATGATAACTACAAATATACTACCGATGATTTGGGCCGTATTATAACTGTTGATGCTCCCGAACTTGTATTGAAAAAGGCTAATAGGAATAAATATGCTCAGGCAAATGTGGGTGGAATAGACAGGTTGCCTGATGATGATGGTGGCCATTTAATAGGAGCGCAATTTAACGGCCCTCCTGATATTGATAATCTTGTACCACAAAATAGCCAAATTAATAGAAGGGGGGAGTCTGGTACGAAATGGAGACTGAGTGGGCCCATGCATTAAAAGAAATACCTCCCAAAAAAGTCTCTGTCAGTATTGAACCAGTCTATTATCATAATTCAATGCGACCAGATTCCTTTATTGTCGCATATGAAATTGAAGGCGAATTTCCAGTATTTCGCGAGATTTCAAATAAATCAGGAGGCTGATATTGATGAGTTTTGAAACAAAATTAAACGAGTTGTATAAAGAAATAGCACAACAGGTTAATGATATGATTCCTACTGAATGGAATAATTTGTTTTTTAATGGGGAAGTTAAGGATGGAGAAGGAGGCGTATTTTTCTTTTTTACTCCTAAAGGCGAGGAACAACACGTGTTTTCACATTATATTCCAAAATTATATAGTGTAGATAAGAGGGCTTATAAAAAAGAACTACACAAATTATTTCAACTAACGGTTGAACTCCAAAAAGTTTTTGATGATTTTGACCAAGATCCTTGGTTTTCCGTGACATTACTTTTAAATGATACAGGTAAATTAAAGGTGCATTTTGATTATACAAATTGGCATGAAAGTGAATTTGGTCCAACAGATAGAATAAAATATTTTGAATACAAATATGTAAATCAAAACAAAGAAAAGATAGATTTAGGTTTAATAGAGAGAATGAAGGAATTTGAAGAAAAGTAAACCATTAAACCATTAAACCATTAAACCATTTAGTTGCGTTTTTGGTAACAGGTGAACTGTTTATCTAAGGACAGGTTCATTCTTCCTA
This genomic interval carries:
- a CDS encoding SMI1/KNR4 family protein; the encoded protein is MNIKYEYSFNNLSVTDIELFESEYDINLPSAYKSFLLFNNGGKPKNRRFKTSDGKITSSVMLFLPISKEEDLNLGLFFEKYNHSEILPSNLIPIGIDPADSLICLDIYGEDKIFFCDMDYFEEDNELKDEYILLVSNHFSDFINSLQET
- a CDS encoding SMI1/KNR4 family protein, with product MYLSLCPVKFPSDYRKCIINNNGGFPEPNIFDCDDGRIEVVFNNLISFTNKDLNIKMYEEFSSKKLFPFARGPFGNLICFDYRDNQLFPEVVFYDYDELDGSVTNTICKSFTDLLERLYSLNEI
- a CDS encoding DNA/RNA non-specific endonuclease, which produces METEWAHALKEIPPKKVSVSIEPVYYHNSMRPDSFIVAYEIEGEFPVFREISNKSGG
- a CDS encoding DNA/RNA non-specific endonuclease, translating into MSDTNAYITPLARQAMMQVDRNDIWVNLQQIERGISGNVGKASRVASRVPYNTFSFFDDPTESEIEKSRSNEANLNQIRREINRSESVLQQKMDDLWGIYNTKVKPFENTDDDYYGKAQKLKMSYTGLFEGVWDGVEDLPSDIYGFGKGLVLGLYEIGKGIVTVAGDAGIVYTSHQLPDSVEPDFFKEAADKRVEGYKSAAMQAIKDPMGVAEAITQSFSDTYEDEGVAYVAGNVSTAFIPYVGMAGKSASLAKVAGKIPNSNLSKVAGSSKVDVAAIVKKHNAFEGIKRGMGEFVQDVRGGMQIAGNPNRVAVGANGVAGNAVGKVGDVAESGVASVSRSSGPNRAVDDSIVRIKTEVERVDGGANDNKSTGNSITVNEVKEIDFGKHIIKGENGKKQLLPNTRYETNDNYKYTTDDLGRIITVDAPELVLKKANRNKYAQANVGGIDRLPDDDGGHLIGAQFNGPPDIDNLVPQNSQINRRGESGTKWRLSGPMH
- a CDS encoding SMI1/KNR4 family protein, whose protein sequence is MTKVLSENPKITLDDIKKFENENNLKLPKEYIEFLLEHNGGFPQESGFKISEVEGESLVNKFYGIGNMKSNLGKVLEVLEGEIPAGFISIANDPAGNEILIGISGDYLEKVYFWMHDVEPEEEMDNMFILADSFSEFLDNLYDSD
- a CDS encoding immunity protein YezG family protein, which encodes MSFETKLNELYKEIAQQVNDMIPTEWNNLFFNGEVKDGEGGVFFFFTPKGEEQHVFSHYIPKLYSVDKRAYKKELHKLFQLTVELQKVFDDFDQDPWFSVTLLLNDTGKLKVHFDYTNWHESEFGPTDRIKYFEYKYVNQNKEKIDLGLIERMKEFEEK